The nucleotide sequence CCCCAGGTCCCAGGGCCAGGGGCTCAAGAGTGTCAGGTTCTCTGAGTGAGAAAAGGCCTGGGACGTCTGGATCTATGTACTTCACCTTCTGAGGTCCAACTTTGCTTTTGTCTTTGTGGCTCTTAAGGGCATCTCAGGGATCCCCCCGCTTATGCTGAGGAGGGGGTGGCATACAGGATTTGGAGGGCTGGAGGCTCAAGGAACCCAGACATCTCACCTGCTTCTCTTTGTCCCCATCTCCTGTggcatccctctctctgtccccctcccttcccatttTGACAGAACTGGACTCAGAGGACGCCCCGCCATGCtgccgtctggccctgggggAGCCCCCTCCCTATGGCGCTGCCCCTATTGGCATTCCCCGGCCTCCACCCCCTCGGCCTGGCATGCATTCGCCACCACCCCGCCCAGCCCCCTCACCTGGCACTTGGGAGAGCCAGCCCGCCCGGTCAGTGAGGCTGGGGGGCCCGGGAGGGGCTTCCGGGGGGACTGGGGGAGGTCGTGTTCTTGAATGCCCCAGCATCCGCATCACTTCCATCTCTCCCACCCCTGATCCGCCGGCCACGCTGGAGGACAACCCCGATGCCTGGGGGGACGGCTCCCCCAGGGATTACCCACCACCAGAAGGCTTTGGGGGCTACCGAGAGACGGGGGGCCAGGGCGGGGGTCCCTTCTTCAGCCCCAGCCCTGGCAGCAGCAGCCTGTCCTCGTGGAGCTTCTTCTCCGACGCTTCAGATGAGGCAGCCCTGTACGCAGCCTGCGATGAGGTGGAGTCCGAGCTGAATGAGGCAGCCTCGCGCTTTGGCCTGGGCTCCCCCTTGCCCTCGCCCCGGGCCTCCCCCAGGCCGTGGACCCCCGACGATCCCTGGAACCTGTATGGTCCGAGCCCTGGAGGCCGGGGGCCAGAGGATAGCTGGCTACTCCTCAGCGCTCCTGggcccaccccagcctccccacGGCCAGCCTCTCCATGTGGCAAGCGGCGCTATTCCAGCTCGGGAACCCCATCTTCGGCCTCCCCAGCTCTGTCCCGCCGCGggagcctgggggaggagggccccgagccacctccaccaccaccattgCCTCTGGCCCGGGACCCTGGCTCCCCTGGCCCTTTTGACTACGTGGGAGCCCCGCCGGCGGAGAGCATCCCTCAGAAGACCCGGCGGACTTCAAGCGAGCAGGCGGTGGCCCTGCCTCGGTCTGAGGAGCCTGCCCCATGCAATGGGAAGCTGCAGTCAGGGGCTGAGGAGACTGCGGCGCCCCCCGGAGGGCCTCGAAAGGAGGTGGCCGGCATGGACTATCTGGCAGTGCCTTCCCCCCTGGCTTGGTCCAAGGCCCGGATTGGGGGACACAGCCCCATCTTCAGGTGAGGATTGTGGCTAGCCCCACCTGTGTCTCCAGCCATCCCCCAGAGGGAGCAGAAGGTCAAGGAATGGGTTAGAAGGATGGTCCTGGTTCTATGCCCTTGGCATTTCAAAAGAGAATCTTTGACCTTACTCAATTTTGGGGAGAATtaaactaaaccaaaccaaacccaaaccccACCTCCTCCAAACATAATTTGCAAAAGGACAATCCCTCCCTGTGGACCAATAAGGAAAAACCTCCCTACCTCCCAGGAGGACCACTTAGGTAAAGAAGTAGTGCCTGGCCTCTAGcatgtcccctgcccccacctctgcaCTGGGCGTGAGCCTGGCTAGATTTAAGCCCTGGGCTGGGTAGCAggaaatctctcttctctcaCTTAATTTCTAGGGCCATGACTTACTGATTAAAAGTGTAGCTGCTAATTTGAATAAAACAGCTTGCAAGTCAAAGAATTCCTATGAAAACAAGCGGTGCTTAGAGTTCTTCCACCCCTTTCACTCTCAAAGAACCCTGCCCGCTTCAATCATCCTGAATCTTGGGATGTCTCATTGAGCTGGCTCCATCCAGAAAAGTTTCCTGGGGAAAGAAATCTTAACGTCTGTTGCCTTGGGCTTCTGTAGAGCAGGGTCCTATGGGGCTGTGGCGAGCACTGTAGGGTGACTTAATGGCATCCGTGGCCTCTATCTGCTAGGTACTGTCCCCTAGTTGGTTTTACTcagtgtctccagacattgccagcaACCTGGAGGATATCTTCCTGCTCAATACAGGAAAATTGCCCATCTGTAACCCCTGGCTTTCTGGAACTGACCTGTCCAGCCCCAGCTAGTGGAAACGGTGCTTGAAACAGTCCTGGCTTCTGTCAGTCACCGTCTTGCTTGGCCTGTTGGATTCTACTCCCTAGggcctcaatttctttatttgaaaaacaaagggTGAACCTCTGAGGACTTTTCTGGTCCGaagtggtctttctttcttttttttaaagattcattcattcattcattcattcattcatttatttatatgacagagatcacaagtaggcagagaggcagggagacagagagagggagaaacaggcttcctgctgagcagagagccccatgcagggctagatcccaggaccctgggatcataacctgaggggaaggcagaggctttaacccaccaagccacccaggcgccccttgaagtgATATTTCTTTACTTAACTCTTCCTGTCCAGGTCTGAGGATTAGGATTAGGTCTAGGTTGACCACTGTATCCTGGTGAATGAACCCTCGCCACCCCAAACCCTGTGCTCAGAGCTGGAAAGAAAGGAGTCTCAGGCCTGGTGCCATCTTCCACACCCCTCATCTCAAGGGGTTCTGAGAGGGTTGTCTCCTatctccccctgcttctgggcTTTCCAACTGTTTTATTTCTACTGTGGTTTCCTTTCTCCCACACCCAACACGCCCTCCTGCCTCACATCGCAGGGAGCTGGGCCTAGTGATTCCCTGACGGGTCTGAGGCTACAGATGGTCAgtgctcttctctcctctccaggACCTCCGCCCTACCCCCGCTGGACTGGCCGCTGCCCAGCCAGTATGAGCAGCTGGAGCTGAGGATCGAGGTGCAGCCCAGAGCCCACCACCGGGCCCACTATGAAACTGAGGGCAGTCGAGGAGCTGTCAAAGCTGCCCCTGGTGGTCACCCTGTAGTCAaggtaaggggcagagggcaggcctgATAGACTTCCTCTCCTCCAGTCCCAGATCCCTGCAGATGGGCTCCAGCTGTGCCGACCCATGGCACTGCCCTTTCCCACACTCCCTCAGCAATGACCCTGGAggcagcctgggggaggggcaggagttAGAGGAGGAAGGGTGCACTTCAAGGACCCGGATATACTTTCTacttctctgtccctccacccccgCTCCACTCTTCCCATGGGACACCAGTCTCATGTCTACTCTGGAAAATGGTGGCGTGCCAgatgtgggggatggggtgaggcTGAAGCCAAAGTTCACTGGGAGTTAGGTTGTCTCTTGAGTTGGGCCAGTCTCTCTTGGAAGATTTTCCCCTTTGCCCAACCCAGTTTGGGCCTTATTCCAAGAATAGCACTGTGAACTCCAGGCCATGTTTTCTCCACAGCTGATGCCCAATTCCCCCTGGGAGTCCCTTCCAGGATATCCTTTATCTTTCACCATCCTCATCCCCAGGGTTGACTGAAAACCCAGGGATGGATGAAGGATGAGACAGTGGGGATTTCAACTGGGTGgctgctctctccttctgccagctCCTGGGCTACAGTGAGAAGCCACTGACCCTACAGATGTTCATTGGCACTGCAGATGAACGGAACCTACGGCCTCATGCCTTCTATCAGGTGCACCGTATCACGGGCAAGATGGTGGCCACAGCTAGCTATGAAGCTGTCGTCAGTGGTACCAAAGTGTTGGAGATGACCCTGCTTCCTGAGAACAACATGGCAGCCAAGTAGGTCCCCGTTTCACTTCCCCTCAGTCTTCAGACTTTAGGACTGACCTTTTCCATGAGGTCTTCCTCTTCCCAGAAGAGCTAGACATCACCCCTAGGAGAGGTTTCAGGCTTCTCACGATCTAGAAGAGGACTTGGGGGGTTAGGGGGCACCTTGGAGAGACCACCTTTGATTAGAAAATCACcccctcccaggctcccagagGAAATCATTCAGGGCTTTGGATGAAGGGTGGGGGTTTCCTTCTTGTGGGGTCATCACTGTTCACCTGGGCTGGTGTGGCTGGGGCTTGCCTTCCATTCTCTGCCTTCAGCATTGACTGTGCTGGAATCCTGAAGCTCCGGAATTCAGACATCGAACTACGGAAGGGGGAGACAGACATCGGGCGCAAGAACACGCGAGTGCGGCTCGTATTCCGGGTGCACGTGCCCCAGGGCAGTGGGAAGGTCATCTCAGTGCAGACAGCATCAGTGCCCATTGAGTGCTGTGAGCAAAGAGGCCCTGTGCCAGCTCTGTGTCTCCTGCCGCTCCCTCTCTATATGTCTGTCTGGCTTCCCATCTCTTCTGCATCGTATCCTGTGTCCTGTCTATCCCAGGTAGCCCTGAAAAGGACTCAGCACTTATTTCTTTTATGGAGGGGATGGGGGCAGTGTTCTCAGACTGTCTGGGCTGGTCTAGAGTATCCCTGTGTTGCTCTGTCCTTGTCTGGGTAACTTTCTGGCCTTTGGTGACCttgttcatctctctctctgcccaggctccttacCTGGTCTGTATGACCCCAGGGATACCGTTGGTTTACTGTGTGTCTGCTGCTGAGGAGGACTCCTCCGGGGTCCTGTGGCAGTGATTCCAAGGAGGGTGGGGGCAAGGAGGCCATCCTCTTGTGTGCAGCCCCACCAGCTTCTCTCCTGCCCTGCTCTGCAGCCCAGCGCTCAGCCCAGGAGCTGCCTCAGGTAGAGGCCTACAGCCCCAGTGCCTGCTCCGTGAGAGGAGGAGAAGAATTAGTGCTCACTGGCTCCAACTTCCTGCCAGACTCCAAGGTGGTGTTCATCGAGAGGGGCCCTGGTGAGCATCCACAAGAGCGAGGGGGCAGGCAGGAAGAGTTTGGAACCGGCAGATGAATGATCTCAGGTGCTATCACTAAACTAGCAAATTGAGCCTCCATTTCCCTCTCTGTAAAAGGGAACAGCTACATTGCCCTTCCTATTGTCCTGTCTGCTTCCCGAGGGGAGCAGCAATCTCAAATGTGTGACAGCAATCTCAAATGCTcaaaggaggtgggggtggtccctggctggctcagtcagtagagcatgagactcttggtgTCGGAGTTGTGAATTCTAGCCCCATATTGGgagtggagattacttaaaaataaaatctaaaaaaataaaataaaatgctcaagGTGATGAACAAATGTAGGAAATCCACATTCATTTTATTAAAGAGGAGTCAGCTTTGACATAATTTACTCCCACGTGGATAGGCTATagagaagaaggggagaggggatTTAGACCATCACAGCTCCTGAAACCCCCTGAGTTATGGGCTTGGTAGCACAACTGTGATTGCAAAGCTTGTGAGGGGGCCTCAGGTCAGCTGCAGGGCTGGAGAAGGGGAGACCAAGGGGTCCAGGTAaaaccaccacctcccccaaccctgcttaTCTAGAGCCCCAGCTCCTACACTCAAATTtagcaccctgagaccatgtcaAAACAGGTGCAGAGGTTCTGAGTCTTGAGATTGGGGTTTCATTGACTTCCTGCAAGTGAGGACCCTTTCCTACCCTTGAACTTCCGCCCAGCACTATGACGGGAGGGGATGTTTGGAGCTGGATGGGAGGGTTCACGCCTCCGTCATGAACTCTGTCTGATTCCTGGGCTGGCCCTGCCAtttctcttggtttcagtttgctGCCTCTTCCATCCAATTGAATAAACACTCAATGGGCTCTTCTGTGAGCCAGGCCCCATAGGGGACTTCTGAGTCTGACCTCAGCTCTAGCAGGAAGGGAAATGGCAGGGGGCAGGGCCCCTGGAGTTGGGCTGGAGCTCTCTGTTCCTCCTGCACAGATGGAAAGCtgcagtgggaggaggaggcCACAGTGAACCGGCTGCAGAGCAACGAGGTACCAGTGTCACTCGGGCACGTGCCCTGGGCGGGTGGTGGGAGAAGTCAGGAAATTCACAGCTCTGTCTCTTGCCCATGGAATGGAGTCCAGAAGctaccttttcttttctggagGAGGCGGTCTGTCTACCATGGAAGCAGGTTCATCTCTAGGGAATGAACTTTGCTGTGAAGCAAATGAACAAACCAGGAGGTGGAGCTTGGGTCCCTGGGAGGGATGGGCTGAGTCTAAATCCCTGAGGGCTGACTGCCTCATCCAGTGCCTTCTCCaggtgacgctgaccctgactgTCCCTGAGTACAGCAACAAGCGGGTGTCCCGGCCAGTCCAGGTCTACTTTTATGTCTCCAATGGGCGGAGAAAGCGCAGTCCTACCCAGACTTTCAAGTTTCTGCCTGGTACGCTAGAGGACAGCCCATGGTGGGGGTGTGGGAATACagggagcgggggtggggcagagggctgTAGTGCCCCCATGGTTGGGGGCCAAGGGTGGCTGAAGCCTGGAGATGGAGAGGTGGTTGGAGGCTGTGTGGTGGGGAGACAGCCTGCCCTCTCACCAGCGTGTTCTCCTGCTGTCCCTTCTACCCAGTGATCTTCAAGGAGGAGCCCTTACCGGACTCATCTCTCCGCGGCTTCCCTTCAGCACCTGGCCCCCCCTTTGGCACTGACATGGACTTCtcaccacccaggcccccttacCCCTCCTATCCCCACGAAGACCCTGCTTATGAAACTCCTTACCTGTCAGAAGGCTTCAGCTATGGCACACTCCCTCTCTACCCCCAGACGGGGCCCCCACCATCCTACAGACCTGGCCTGCGGATGTTCCCTGAGACCGGGGGTGCCACAGGTTGTGCCCGCCCCCCTCCAGTCTCCTTCCTTCCCCGGCCCTTCCCCAGTGGCCCCTATGGAGGACGGGGCTCCCCATTTCCCTTGGGGCTGCCattccctcctccagcccccttTCGGCCTCCACTGCCTTCATCCCCACCGCTTGaaggccccttccctccccagagtGGCATTCCCCCCACACCAACTGAGGGATACAATGAGGTAGGGCCCAGCTatggccctggggagggggctccGGAGCAGGAGAAATCCAGGGGTGGCTACGGCAGCGGCTTCCGAGACAGTGTCCCTATCCAGGGTATCACGCTGGAGGAAGGTGGGTGTGCGCCTGGGGgctgtgagtgtgagtgtgtgtaagaGGTTGCTCTGCATGTTTGCTGAGGGCTGGAGTTTGGCTTCCGTGATTGGGCATCCTTGGTCCCTTAGGGCCAGTCAGAGGATCTCAGGAGGCACATGCTTGGTGCATGTGACCACCTGAATCCAGTTCCACTTAGTTCCAAAGGGTGCATGGAGTACCGGCCCCAGCCCTTCTGCCTTGGTTCTCTGCCCCAGATCAGTCTCAGGGCTAGAAGCACTTTAAAAGTCATGCAGCCTAGCTTCCTCCATCTGCGGACTCAGGCACTGTATTTCAGAGAGGGATAGGGGCTCTCAGAGGTCCCGCCGGAACATATTGCCTCAGCTTTCCCCTCCACATGGTGACTGTGGTCAGGGTTGGTGGTGACAAGCCTTGGTATTTTGCATCTCCTTCCTCCCACTGGCCACCCCCACCCGCAGCACTGCTGACTGCACTTGCCCTGACATTGCAGGCCAAGCCAGCAGGACAGGGCTGGGATAGGGGCCTGGGAgcccacatggatggaactgagcGAGATTGGATTGGGACCAGGTATCCAAACacattggggaaactgaggcccagtggaAGAGAAGCCAGTGGAGGAGGAGCCTAGAGGCATCGTAGACTGAGGCCTGCCTGGAATGGATTGGGGGTCTCTGGAGAAGGAGGGGACTAGTTTCTAGCCCAGTCTTTCAACTGCCCCTCCTTTACAGTGAGTGAAATCATTGGCCGAGACCTGAGTGGCTTCCCTGCACCTCCCGGAGAAGAGCCTCCTGCCTGAAGCATCGCCTGGCAAACCCCAGCCCTACCCAGCCTCGCCCACTTTCCCTTCATCCCGGGTTGGTGGTTTCAGAAGCTTGGGCCGACCTGGCTCCTCTTTCTCCAGCTTgatatgcttcctctcccctgcccctcgcTGAGGTGTGGCCCTTGGGCCTGGTGCTGCCTTGGAGGGCTAAGATGGGAGTGGGGCCCGAGGCCAGGAGTGAGGACAGACCGGAGTGAAGGCTGTGTCTCGTTGTGTACAAGCCATGGTGCTGGGAGGCTGGGGACAAATTGATGGATAATAAACTGCTCACTGACTAGTGCTTCAGGCTCCAGAAgtctttagagaaagagagatggggcagCTTACTCTAGCCCTGGTCCAACGAGGCTTATAGGTTGTATCCCAAAGAGTTTCTCAGTGGAGGAGTGCTGGGGAAGGTTTGGAGGGACTCCAGAGGCTCTCCAGCTAGGGTGAGGTTGGGGGCCAGGGCTGGAGGAGGCCTCTCCTCCATGGGCATTCAGATTCTTTGGGAGCTTTGGGATGGGGCCCAGGCATGTGTGTTTTCAAGTTCCTTTCTCTTGCCGCTGCTCAGATCATTCTGATTCATAGTCAAGGTTACAAAACAGTAGTCTAGTCCCTTTCCCCCATTTATAAAGGAGGAATCTTGActcagagaggagaaaggggctTGTCTAAGGTTAGACAGCTAATCAACTAGCAGGTTGAAAACACTCCTGGgctcctgctcccagcccctATTCAGATACCCTCACCCATGGGGCTCAAGCCCCACCGAAGGCTTATCTCCCTAGAGTAGGGTTGGGGATGAGGGAGGGCTGGCATGGATCCATCTACACTGGATTCTCCCACCGCTGGGGACCGTGAAGACGTTCTGGAAAGATCTGTGATTCAGAGGTGAACTAGGAAGCCAAATAGCTCCCTAATGTCTCTGACCACCACTCGCCATGGCTCAGGGCATTGTATGACCTTCTGGCCTACCTTGAGGGTATACCCACTTGTCACCACTGACAGGCCAGGCCTGGAAATCTGGTTTACCCCAGTTCACAGGCTCTGGGACCAACCAGTGGGCTGGGGAGACTCAAATCTTGTCTGCCCTGCTCACTTGGAGCCTGGTAAACAGTAGGCACTGAGTACCACCAGGCTGAGTTGGTGAGGACTGGCTGCAGGGGGCCATACTCAAAAGATATTCAGGGAATTAGTACTTGAGGAATATGCTGATAAGGCTGCTGGGGCCTCTCTATGCCCAGAGGGTCAAATACCTATTTTTTCAGGGGCAGGTGTGACAGAAGCTGGATTGGAGGATTGGAAAACCAGGGTGATAccttcttcccacccccttcCATCTGGGTTGCTGCCCTGAAATCAATTTCCTTTGTCTTCATGAATACAAATTTCTGTGAACCAAACTGACATCAAATGATTAGCTCACTGGGCTTtgggtgctttttattttattttattttattattttatttttttaaggttttattcatttatttgacagacagagatcacaagtaggcagagaggcaggtgcggggcggggcggggggtgggggagggaagcaggctccctgtagagcagagagcccgatgtggggctcaatcccaggatcctgggatcatgacccaagccgaaggtagaggctttaacccactgagccacccaggtgcccctccggtAAATATTTCTTGTACAGATAGTATGTCAGGTCTTGAGGGTGGAGGTAGGCAGCGAATAATTTTAATACAGGGTATAAAAGGAGCAGAGATCAGGAACACGTCATCCAGCTGTAGGTTTAAGGGGTTAATTTCAGGATGATGAAATTAAGGGATGGGCAGGTTAGGCCAAGATAGCAGAATGGGCCCAATCCTGGAGGAAGGAGGACTAATAGGTTGAAGGCTTGGCATTCCTGGAGGAGTGGAGAGGTTCTGTCTGGTCGGAGTGCGGTGCAGGCTAAGTTCTGGAAATGGGGGACTCTGAAGGACTGGGGAAGTGAGCAGGGGCTGGATTCTGAGGGGCCTTGTAGCCATGCCAGGGAATTTAGAGTTATC is from Mustela lutreola isolate mMusLut2 chromosome 7, mMusLut2.pri, whole genome shotgun sequence and encodes:
- the NFATC4 gene encoding nuclear factor of activated T-cells, cytoplasmic 4 isoform X1, producing the protein MGAASCEDEELEFKLVFGEEKETPPLGAGGSGEELDSEDAPPCCRLALGEPPPYGAAPIGIPRPPPPRPGMHSPPPRPAPSPGTWESQPARSVRLGGPGGASGGTGGGRVLECPSIRITSISPTPDPPATLEDNPDAWGDGSPRDYPPPEGFGGYRETGGQGGGPFFSPSPGSSSLSSWSFFSDASDEAALYAACDEVESELNEAASRFGLGSPLPSPRASPRPWTPDDPWNLYGPSPGGRGPEDSWLLLSAPGPTPASPRPASPCGKRRYSSSGTPSSASPALSRRGSLGEEGPEPPPPPPLPLARDPGSPGPFDYVGAPPAESIPQKTRRTSSEQAVALPRSEEPAPCNGKLQSGAEETAAPPGGPRKEVAGMDYLAVPSPLAWSKARIGGHSPIFRTSALPPLDWPLPSQYEQLELRIEVQPRAHHRAHYETEGSRGAVKAAPGGHPVVKLLGYSEKPLTLQMFIGTADERNLRPHAFYQVHRITGKMVATASYEAVVSGTKVLEMTLLPENNMAANIDCAGILKLRNSDIELRKGETDIGRKNTRVRLVFRVHVPQGSGKVISVQTASVPIECSQRSAQELPQVEAYSPSACSVRGGEELVLTGSNFLPDSKVVFIERGPDGKLQWEEEATVNRLQSNEVTLTLTVPEYSNKRVSRPVQVYFYVSNGRRKRSPTQTFKFLPVIFKEEPLPDSSLRGFPSAPGPPFGTDMDFSPPRPPYPSYPHEDPAYETPYLSEGFSYGTLPLYPQTGPPPSYRPGLRMFPETGGATGCARPPPVSFLPRPFPSGPYGGRGSPFPLGLPFPPPAPFRPPLPSSPPLEGPFPPQSGIPPTPTEGYNEVGPSYGPGEGAPEQEKSRGGYGSGFRDSVPIQGITLEEVSEIIGRDLSGFPAPPGEEPPA
- the NFATC4 gene encoding nuclear factor of activated T-cells, cytoplasmic 4 isoform X2 codes for the protein MHSPPPRPAPSPGTWESQPARSVRLGGPGGASGGTGGGRVLECPSIRITSISPTPDPPATLEDNPDAWGDGSPRDYPPPEGFGGYRETGGQGGGPFFSPSPGSSSLSSWSFFSDASDEAALYAACDEVESELNEAASRFGLGSPLPSPRASPRPWTPDDPWNLYGPSPGGRGPEDSWLLLSAPGPTPASPRPASPCGKRRYSSSGTPSSASPALSRRGSLGEEGPEPPPPPPLPLARDPGSPGPFDYVGAPPAESIPQKTRRTSSEQAVALPRSEEPAPCNGKLQSGAEETAAPPGGPRKEVAGMDYLAVPSPLAWSKARIGGHSPIFRTSALPPLDWPLPSQYEQLELRIEVQPRAHHRAHYETEGSRGAVKAAPGGHPVVKLLGYSEKPLTLQMFIGTADERNLRPHAFYQVHRITGKMVATASYEAVVSGTKVLEMTLLPENNMAANIDCAGILKLRNSDIELRKGETDIGRKNTRVRLVFRVHVPQGSGKVISVQTASVPIECSQRSAQELPQVEAYSPSACSVRGGEELVLTGSNFLPDSKVVFIERGPDGKLQWEEEATVNRLQSNEVTLTLTVPEYSNKRVSRPVQVYFYVSNGRRKRSPTQTFKFLPVIFKEEPLPDSSLRGFPSAPGPPFGTDMDFSPPRPPYPSYPHEDPAYETPYLSEGFSYGTLPLYPQTGPPPSYRPGLRMFPETGGATGCARPPPVSFLPRPFPSGPYGGRGSPFPLGLPFPPPAPFRPPLPSSPPLEGPFPPQSGIPPTPTEGYNEVGPSYGPGEGAPEQEKSRGGYGSGFRDSVPIQGITLEEVSEIIGRDLSGFPAPPGEEPPA